agctgacattctagtaGTACGATGATGGTTTAAAGTTTTTTCTCTTAGGAATATTTTATGGAACACTTTAAACCAAAGTAaggaagtgtttttgtttgtttgtttgtttgtttgtttgagacaaggtctcactatcacccaggttggggtgcagtggcacgatctcagctcaccgcaaccatcgccttccaggttcaagcgattctcgtgcctcagcctcccaagtaactgggattagaggcgtgtaccaccatgcccagctaatttttttgcattttcaatagagacagggttttgccatgttggtcaggctagtcttgaactcctggcctcaagcgctttgcccaccccagcctcccaaagtgctgggattacaggcgtgagccaccatgcccggctaggaAGTGTTGGAAGTGTTAAGTGTTAAGAGGAGAGTTTTTGCTGTCATCAGTGGGCTAGTGGGATAGAGAGTAAAGAGATGGGCTAGGTTTATAATAGGAGAATCCCTTTATGCTAGTGCATATGCCAGAACTTATGCACTGTATGATTgatgtattctattttattttattttattttatttattttgagatagagttttgctcttcttgcccacgctggagtgcaatggcatgatctcagctcactgcaacctccacctcccaggtccaagtgattctcctgcctcagcctcccgagtagctgggattacaggtatgcaccaccatgcccggctaattttgtatttttaatagggacggggtttcaccatgttggtcaggctggtctcgaactcctgacctcaggtgaaccacctgccttggcctcccaaagtgctgggattacaggcatgagccaccacacctagccaatgcattttaaaacagtgCTTCTCTAATTTAATGTGCATGGGAGGTCTGGTTAAGATGATGACTTTAAGTCAGGAAGTCAAACCTGAGatctgagaatctgcattttaactccACAAGCATGCTAATGGTGCTGATACATGAACCACACTTGGAGCAATAAGACTTTAAAGCAGATTCCTTTGAGCTGACTCTTCCAGgactaataataatgataatatgcTACTCACCACAGAAGGCTACTGCAAAGATGAAGTAACTTTGCAATAACTCAGCATTGCCTATTATTTGCATTTAGTGGTGGGAAAACCAAGGCTCTGAGGTGTTAGCTAGCTTGCTTATGAGCACCCATTGCAAGCAGGAGAGTCAGAGTGTGACTGCAGAGTCCCAGAGTTCACCCATGTGACTCTTTTGCTGCCTTGCCTGTTTCTAACCTGTAGCTTGCTGCTTGACCTAGTTTGCAAGAAGAGTCTTAGCCTTGGGCTTTACCTTCTGTAACATGAAGGGAGGCTGCATATGGACCCACACAAATATAAGCTGCTATTGTTGTCATTAAGCCTTGATGAGTTTTCTGCCTTGAACCTCCTCCTTCTACCaggattaaaaatatatcaacCACACATGCCCTTTTATCACTCACACAGCACTTCACGCATGTCATTACATTCCATCCCTGTATTGTCCATGTGGTACGGGTGCGgctactcacttttttttttttttttttttttgagacagtctagttctgtcacccaggctggagtgcatgggtgcgatctcagctcactgcaacctctgcctcctgggttcacatgattcttccacctcagcctctcaagtatctgggactacaggcacctgccaccacgcctggctaatttttgtatttttagtagagacggggtttcagcatgttggtcagtctgttctcaaactcctgacctcaggtgatccacccacctcagccttccaaagtgctgggattacaggcgtgagccaccgcaccctgccagcTACTCCCGTTGTACatacaaggaagagaaaattcagAGATGTTGGGTGACCTCATTAATGTCATAGGATCCTAGCTCTAGAGAAGACCTTGAATGTTTTCTCCAGTTTGTTGCCTTTTAGCCTACTTAGTTTAGTTTGCTTTTAGCAATGAAGTCTCCCTTTCAAACAAAGTCCCATGGGAGGTCCAAGTTGTAAAGAAGAGGGCTCTGTTGGGAACAGGGTTCAATGGATGAATCCTGGCCCATTTATCCTTCCCTCTGCAGGGCTTCCCATTTCCAGAGACCTCAGAGAGAAGGGTCCAGGGAGCTCTGTTTGGAAAATCCCCATCCAAGTCAACACTCCCCTCAAATAAATGAAGAACAGGCCCCAAAAAGGGAGGTGACTTGGCCAAAATCAGACAGCAAGTGCATGACTTCTTAGACTCAAGAGACCAAGCCCAGAATCTAACAGAAACAACCTGGGCAGGTGAAAGGACCACACTCCTCACTCGTCTGACTGTTTACTGAGGTGTGTTTGATAAGTGGTCACTCATGGTCTTGCACTCCCACCTACGGGGCCAAATTCAATACTCCATCCACTAATCTCATAATCTCCCAGATGCTCCTTTCCTTAGACCCTGGTTGTAGGGGGgcaagtctttttattttctaggtattgtgaaataaaatatacatgcagAAAACTGTGTAACTACATCCATGCCAAGAAATAGAATGCTATCTGAACCCTAAAAGCCCCCAGGTGCTGCTGCCCGCCACTGTGTCTCCCAGGGGCCAAATTTCACTGGgccttcagagagagcatggcctTGCTTCTCTCCGCATCACCAGTTCCCACAGCCCTCCACACAACAGCCCCATGTTGCCCATTTTGaactttgtataaatggaatcacactgtATGCATGCTTTTGTGATTCTTGTACCCACAATATGTTTGTAAGGTTCATCTGTCTTGTGAGGTGCAGCTGgttgtaattcattcattttctttgccaAGGAGCATTGTGTTGTGTGCAGATAGATGATGTACGAATTCATTCTGTGATGGGtgcttgggttgtttccagtagAGGCTATTGTGGACAGTGCTGCCCCGCATCGTTTTTGCAGACAGATTTGCTCTCATATTATCCAGGGAGAGGAAgactgaaggaagaaaggaactcTCAGAGAAGAGGCAGCCAGGCCCCAGCCTCTGGGGTGCAAAAGACACCTTGGTCTTTCAATTTCCCCAGCACTCTATACTCAAAGCCTGTCAAGACCAAGGACATAGTCAACAATATAggcattttcaatattttattgtaaaacagAGCTGAAGTGACAGGAAGTAGGGATCTTTGCAGCCAACATATACAGCACTCATTCGCTGAGTACCTGCCGAGCCAGGCTAGGTGCTCGGCCCTGCATATACGAGTCTTTTTTCCTGCTCTGAAGAGCTCCCAGCCTGGTGGGGGAGACAGGCCGAGGCACAGTCATCTTTCATACACGTCTCCAAGTGCCAGAAACTCTACAATGTCAAGGAGCAATTCTTTCCTTcagcagaggaggaaggaacCCCCAGGAGCCACATTTGCTCGGAGCCTTAGGAGCTGAGAAACTTCTGATAGGAGGTAAAGTACTGCAGGTAGCTGTAAAAAATCTGGAGTGGAGATGGAGCTCGGAGCCTGGGCAGCAGTGCCTGGACTGCTTATGGAACAGTCCAGATTATGGaagtgttttaaaaggaaaaaaaaaattataggaccAACATAGTAccataacttttaatttttacaaattgggacatcacaaaaaagaagaaaaaaatgggaaagctACCATTTACTTTCACCATCATTTCACAAATGCAGGACTATTTTAAGCCCCCAGCCTCTCCCAAAAGAACATAATCTCCAAATGAAGTGCTCTCCTTCACGTggactaaaaaagaaatcaggaaatccTTAATTTTCATTCTCCACAAACTCTTAAAAACCTTCCTCACGGACTGGCATTTGTTTGTAAAACAGGGTGTGGGAGCCACTTGGTGGGGGGTCATCAAGGGGCCTGATGTATCTGGGGCATGGGAACGTGGAATGAGGATGGAGGAggcagtggggagaggagagcagGCTGGGCAGGTGGTCGGGGTTTGATCCCGAATGCAGAGGAGACGCGGAAGGGCTTTGCGCAGGGGCTGCTGTGCTCTGATTCACACATTAGAAAGACCATTCTGGAGGCAGCATGGAGGCTGGTCAGTTGAAGAGGAGGCAGAATCCTGTGACCAGGTTCTTGTGACTCCTTCTGAGGATCCACCCCTCAATGGCTTGTCCTCAGTGCCCCCATAGTCGGGAGCCCTGGGGCAGGGGGACTGGCAGTCCCTGCAGTCCTTGCCATGCCAGAATGGGAACAGGCAGGCCTGGGCAGTACTACTCATCCTCCTGGAAGTAGAATTTGGTGACCATGACACCCTTGTCAGGCATATTGGTGAGACTGACGGGCTGGTCTGCTTCCATTGCTGTGCAGAGGAACCAGCCCGGGCAGGCGGCAGACTCGAAACTGGTGGTGGGGCCGCTGTCTGAGCGGACGAAGGCGAAGCGCTTGtcctgttttctgttcttgctcaGGTCAGTGATGTTAACTGCCTGGAAATCAAAAGATGGGTAGGTGAGAACTGAGGCCTAGGAAGTCCTGTGCTGCCTCCCTCTCCACTCCACACCATGACATGGCCCTCTGGACAGCCCAGAGTTAGTACAGGGGAAATGCTGTACGGTAAAAGCCCCCAGGGGCTCTTGTCTGCCACTCTGTGGGACTCTGGGAcccaggtttatttatttatttatttatttattttccccagacggagtcttgctctgtcccccaggctggagtgcagcagtgcaatctcagctcactgcaacctccacctcctaggttcgattctcctgccccagcctcccgagtagctgggattacaggcatggaccaccacactcatctaatgttttgtatttttagtagagacagggtttcaccatgttggccaggctggtctcaaactcctgacctcgtgatctgcccacctcggcctctcaaagtgctgggattacaggcgtgagccaccgcacctggcctggtccAGGTTTCTTAGGACAGCAAAGACACAAAGAGGCTGTCCCACTGTCACACCTTGATTTTGGGAAATCTGGCCACTCTGGCCTCGGACCAGTAAGTCTCATAAATACACAGCACCATCAGCAGAAGCCAAGGCCTGTAGAGCTGGTGTTCTGTCAGGGTTTGAGCTCTGAGGAGATGAGGTGGTGGTGTGTTCCATGCAATATCCTAGCCATCCCCACTCCTCACAGAACAGGCAGTCACCCTCCAGAACAGTGTCCCTGTCTACTGGTAAGGGATGTGATAGTGCCACAGTATGGCCACTCACATTGAGGTTAAGGTTGCATCCAGCAAGCCCCTGAGACAAAGCCATGTTTTCCCAGGGCTGGGAAACCCACTAAAATTACATGAGATCAAGGAGCACAGGGCTCTGGGTGGGGCACCAACTAATCAATATGAGTCGATAAGGATTGGAAGAGAAAGGTCCTGAGGATGGGCTTTGCTAGAAGAGGGCAGATCCGAATGGGTTGGTGGCCTTTGAGCAAGGGAGTAGCACACAGAGATTCGGGTCCTGTGGGAGACCATTAGAGTGGTGGGCTCCAGTGCCTGTGCCTCCTGGTGCAGATTCCTATGCAGTCCCCTCTCACAAGGGGCTAGACTTAGCCACGTGAGTGGCTTTGGCCAATAGGATGATGTAAGCAGAAGTTATAATAAGCACCTGCATGTTGAGACTTGTCTTTTTGGAATAATCCCTTTTGAAGTCAGCCGCCATGCTGTAAGGAAGCTCAAGCTGACTCTTAAACACTGAGAGATCACAGGCAAAGAGAGCCTGGAGAATGAGGGACCATCTCAGATGCCCAGCGCAAGCCAGGCACTCTGCTGAATGCAACTGCCAAAGTGAGCCCAGTGTGTTCCACCACGTAGAACAGAACTAACTACCCAGCTAATCCTGTTCAAGCCATAGAATCGTAAGAATAAATTTTGGTTTTTCAAGCCACTGGATTTTGGGGTGATTTGATATCCAAAACAGGTTTTTACCTCCAGCTGGAGTCTGGTCTCATCACCAGACTTGACACAGGACAGGCACATCTTCCCTCCATGGATTCCCAAGAACAGAGCATGAGGCTCAATGGGTACCACATCTATCTTTTCTGGGGAAGAGCAGAGGGGAGGGTCAGGTTAATAGAAGAGGAGGCAGCAATAATGAAGAGACCCTGGGTATTTTTCTGTCTCCCCTGGTCCCACAAAACTAAAATCCCAAGGTCAGAAGGGCAGAGAGGTCTCATCTTCCTGGTCTGCATCTAAACAGAAGATTAAACCAAGCACACTATCCAGTTACTCCTAGAGGCCTGAGTCTCCTGGATGTTGTTCCACATGATTTCCATCTTTTCCTCACTTTCCGCAGGATACCCGTGCTCCAGGTCAATAGGTGTGTTGCTGAGGGGCAGGGAAAATGGCGCAAGGCCATGAGTGGGGCTCCACAGCAGCCTGGGGGTCTCTGAACCTCCTCTTTCCCTAAAAGGCCTCCATGCTCTCATGTAGCAACAAAAATCTCAGCCTCCTTGTGCTTCAGTGTGTTCATTAGGAGAACTACCAGGACAGGAAAGGTGGGTCTCATCCACTTTCAGAGTGAGGCAGGGGAGACAGAACGAGGGAATAGGGAAAGTGGGAAGGTGGAGGTAATACCATCCTACAACACCAAACAGGGGAGTGAAAACATCCTAGAAGGTTGGAACTAAAAGAATCGCACTTCCCGTCATCCAACTGACATCATCCCACTGAAGGGAAAGCTGAGGAACAGAGTGGGTGAAGCTTCTTCAAGTTCATCCATCTTGTTTAATACATGGACCAGAATATGGCTGAGTATAGTGTCCAGGAATAAGAGACATAGCCCAGCCTTATACATGGTGGATTAATTTGGGATTGAGTTAGGGTTTGAACAACATAGGAACATGGAGGCTTAATAGGCACTGGAGGAAGGAACTGTCAACCTTGCCTTCTGGTATTTGCCCTTCCCAGCTGTGGCCCTGGGATCACTGTGCCTATAGTCACTGACCCCTGACCTAGACTCTACCTCTCCATGCCCTCTTCAGGCTG
This DNA window, taken from Macaca thibetana thibetana isolate TM-01 chromosome 13, ASM2454274v1, whole genome shotgun sequence, encodes the following:
- the IL1RN gene encoding interleukin-1 receptor antagonist protein isoform X2, giving the protein MALETVGRPSGRKPSKMQAFRIWDVNQKTFYLRNNQLVAGYLQGPNVNLEEKIDVVPIEPHALFLGIHGGKMCLSCVKSGDETRLQLEAVNITDLSKNRKQDKRFAFVRSDSGPTTSFESAACPGWFLCTAMEADQPVSLTNMPDKGVMVTKFYFQEDE
- the IL1RN gene encoding interleukin-1 receptor antagonist protein isoform X3, with translation MQAFRIWDVNQKTFYLRNNQLVAGYLQGPNVNLEEKIDVVPIEPHALFLGIHGGKMCLSCVKSGDETRLQLEAVNITDLSKNRKQDKRFAFVRSDSGPTTSFESAACPGWFLCTAMEADQPVSLTNMPDKGVMVTKFYFQEDE
- the IL1RN gene encoding interleukin-1 receptor antagonist protein isoform X1, which codes for MEICRGLGSHLICLLLFLFHSETVGRPSGRKPSKMQAFRIWDVNQKTFYLRNNQLVAGYLQGPNVNLEEKIDVVPIEPHALFLGIHGGKMCLSCVKSGDETRLQLEAVNITDLSKNRKQDKRFAFVRSDSGPTTSFESAACPGWFLCTAMEADQPVSLTNMPDKGVMVTKFYFQEDE